A genomic region of Pelodiscus sinensis isolate JC-2024 chromosome 1, ASM4963464v1, whole genome shotgun sequence contains the following coding sequences:
- the SMKR1 gene encoding small lysine-rich protein 1 produces the protein MAGKDGKSKRGKSKGSKKKAKKPVSEVDILSPAAMLNAYYISHNAAACLEFRGFTWPGSPKKKGKKGK, from the exons ATG GCAGGTAAAGATGGCAAATCCAAACGCGGCAAATCCAAAGGCTCcaagaagaaagcaaagaagcCAGTGAGTGAAGTGGATATCCTTAGCCCAGCTGCCATGCTCAATGCCTACTACATTTCTCACAATGCTGCTGCTTGCCTGGAGTTCCGTGGCTTTACTTGGCCTGGCTCCCCcaaaaagaaagggaagaagggaaaatag